One Lampris incognitus isolate fLamInc1 chromosome 18, fLamInc1.hap2, whole genome shotgun sequence genomic region harbors:
- the LOC130128949 gene encoding glutathione S-transferase A-like: MAKSMSLLWGAGSPPCWRVRIMLEEKKLQGYKHRLLSFEKGQHKSQEVLDVNPRGQLPAFKHGDNILNESVAACLYLENQFKSQGTGLVPEGQAEQALMYQRMFEGLTLTDKLNSVIYYEWFIPEEERHDSAMKKNKEALLSELKLWEGYLEKVSSGSYLAGGFSLADVTVFPSVAFAFRFGLSVGSFPKLAKYYSLLKDRASIKASWPPHWVATPRGYDILKDL; this comes from the exons ATGGCCAAGTCAATGAGTCTGTTGTGGGGGGCTGGCTCCCCTCCCTGCTGGCGTGTTAGGATCATGCTGGAGGAAAAGAAACTCCAAGGCTACAAACACAGGCTGCTGTCCTTTGAAAAAGGACAGCATAAATCTCAGGAAGTGTTGGATGTCAACCCGAGAGGACAG CTCCCTGCCTTCAAACATGGGGACAACATACTGAACGAGTCCGTTGCGGCATGTCTATACCTGGAG AATCAGTTCAAATCCCAGGGTACCGGGTTGGTCCCCGAAGGCCAAGCAGAACAAGCACTGATGTACCAACGCATGTTCGAGGGTCTCACACTCACTGATAAGCTCA ATTCTGTCATCTACTATGAGTGGTTCATCCCTGAGGAAGAGAGACACGACTCTGCTATGAAGAAAAACAAGGAAGCGCTGCTCAGTGAACTCAAGCTCTGGGAGGGATACCTGGAGAAG GTGAGTTCAGGATCATACCTGGCAGGCGGCTTCTCACTGGCAGATGTGACTGTTTTTCCAAGTGTTGCCTTTGCCTTTCGTTTTGG CCTGTCTGTTGGGAGTTTCCCAAAACTGGCCAAGTACTACAGCCTGTTGAAGGACCGAGCGAGCATTAAAGCCAGCTGGCCCCCACACTGGGTGGCAACCCCACGCGGATATGATATCCTGAAGGacctatga